TAAGCTATTTATCTCCCTAATAGCTCGTCTGTAGTTTACtctccctacccttggtaggcAGTGGAgactcccctctagactcctctcttgttggtaaACTGGAATGTTAGAATCCACATGGCCTTTTAGAGTATATGCAACAGGGTAAGATCCTAAAAATCAATGATAGAAGAGAGTATAGtacaaaaaacaaattaagacaAAATGTGACGTGCAAATTCACATCAACAAGAAACACTAATCTCGAAGGATTTGTCCAAGTTTTATGGAGTCCCTCAGAATATTCCGTCTAAAGCTAAAGCGGTACATTTCGATTTGATGattacacatttgtgaCCGATCTGGTCATATATTGGAGTTTCTTAGAACATACAAGATCCGTGGACCATCATATTTGCCGAACCCAGGGATCTCTAGAATTATTATAGAGCAAGTAGGCGAATCCAGTAATACCACCAGTTCCAACAAGAATAGAAGTGACGATAATGGCAGGAATATTTATATTAGAGTCTTTATAAGTTTTACTAGAAGGGCCTCCACCAGAAGATCCTCCAGAATGTTGGCCTGATATAGGTTGAGGAGAGGGAACAGGTCTAGGTGGAGGACATTTAGATACACCACATCCTGCATTCTGCAGTTCCGTCATAAGTTGGTCGTATTTGCCGTGACTACAGTCCTTGAAATCATCAGGTGCTATGTCTTGGAGACTAATTTGTGTCCAAGGTCTCTCATCACTACCATTTGGTTTGAACCACTTATTAATCGGAGGGCTTTCACCTTCAACGTATATCAGTTTTGGAGTATTTCCACAGTAAAAGACATATAACTTTACTGACTGTTTGGTAGGTAATGCTAGGCCAGGAatctctattctcttccttttacCCACACTATTGTACTTGATAGCTGCTAATTTAATTCCAGTACCAGAACTAGTATTAAcctcatgtttgtagtatgAAGTAGTTTGATGATGTTCTTTACAGGAAACTCGCATAGAAGTAACAGTGACTCTGTTAGAGACTCTAGCACCATCAGAATGATTACCACTGCAACAGTACCTATGCTGACCTGTAAAATCCTTATATGATAAATCCAAGGTAACTGCATTATGATGTTGGCAGTTCTGTTGATCCAGATAAGTCTCAAGAAGCTCATCAGAGAGAGattgaaaaataaaattcCAGTTACTGCCGCTACTCCTTGCGTAATAGAAAGGTGTAGTAGTAAAAGTAACTTCAAGCAGGACTGGATTAGTAGGTACTCCATCCCAGTAGAAAACAGAGACTTCCTTAACACCAGGAATGGATTGTCCTCTTGTTCCTATTTTGCCTCCATTTTGTAAATAGCCACTTAGAGTAAATTTATCTCCACTCTTATGC
This region of Theileria equi strain WA chromosome 1, complete sequence genomic DNA includes:
- a CDS encoding hypothetical protein (encoded by transcript BEWA_032420A), which codes for MLGKVLSFDGDADWVISFVPGSDAQCNAVHGDHTLLVKLSFLRSLLKECTLKLSVGILKTRMSAGVLTLNVEGKCGENGNKKCNCDNSGKFVAEKNIDTPVKGFIRVTHQHKSGDKFTLSGYLQNGGKIGTRGQSIPGVKEVSVFYWDGVPTNPVLLEVTFTTTPFYYARSSGSNWNFIFQSLSDELLETYLDQQNCQHHNAVTLDLSYKDFTGQHRYCCSGNHSDGARVSNRVTVTSMRVSCKEHHQTTSYYKHEVNTSSGTGIKLAAIKYNSVGKRKRIEIPGLALPTKQSVKLYVFYCGNTPKLIYVEGESPPINKWFKPNGSDERPWTQISLQDIAPDDFKDCSHGKYDQLMTELQNAGCGVSKCPPPRPVPSPQPISGQHSGGSSGGGPSSKTYKDSNINIPAIIVTSILVGTGGITGFAYLLYNNSRDPWVRQI